One Kitasatospora sp. NBC_01266 genomic window carries:
- a CDS encoding M23 family metallopeptidase, whose product MDVEQERLRDYLTGPRLDHALFAPGFVEAVGAAKLTAIRDRIRKDFGGPGPVHPDGPDGTFRMDCPRGVLRAEIAVDEQGRITRLWLEPQLDARPRSVGQRVWAALGLLLALLLGPFPLLLAAGAAFADSRAELLPELPFSLAALTFWWVTMPWSWVSQYARVVVGAGVLALLAVGLVRLPGLPAGHLVWFDATGPVVSLLWAWQLWSGCREAKAERSPLLIANPLPGSRVLVGQGGGKLVNHHARHPTQRYALDLLCLGPAGARAGGLAPRRVAAYRAYGAVVAAPCAATVVTAVDGYADQPVLANQREQGPLQPQPVYGNHLILRTAADEDVVLVLAHLRAGSLLVARGDRVAVGQPLAEVGNSGNTTEPHLHLHAEAGAADDAIPVPLRLAARPGRTLLRGRRLDR is encoded by the coding sequence GTGGATGTTGAGCAGGAGCGCCTGCGAGATTATCTGACTGGGCCGCGTCTTGATCACGCGCTCTTCGCCCCGGGCTTCGTCGAGGCGGTCGGGGCCGCGAAACTCACAGCCATTCGTGACCGGATCCGCAAGGACTTCGGCGGGCCCGGGCCGGTCCACCCCGACGGGCCCGACGGGACGTTCCGGATGGACTGCCCGCGCGGGGTGCTGCGGGCCGAGATAGCGGTGGACGAGCAGGGGCGGATCACCCGGCTCTGGCTGGAGCCGCAGCTGGACGCCCGGCCGCGCTCGGTGGGGCAGCGGGTGTGGGCGGCTCTGGGGCTGCTGCTGGCGCTGCTGCTGGGCCCGTTCCCCCTGCTGCTCGCCGCCGGCGCCGCGTTCGCCGACAGCCGGGCCGAGCTGCTGCCCGAACTGCCGTTCAGCCTGGCGGCGCTGACGTTCTGGTGGGTGACCATGCCGTGGTCCTGGGTCAGCCAGTACGCCCGGGTGGTGGTCGGCGCGGGCGTACTCGCCCTGCTGGCCGTCGGGCTGGTACGGCTGCCGGGCCTGCCCGCCGGCCACCTGGTCTGGTTCGACGCGACCGGCCCGGTGGTGTCCTTGCTGTGGGCCTGGCAGCTCTGGTCCGGCTGCCGGGAGGCCAAGGCCGAGCGGAGCCCGCTGCTGATCGCCAACCCGCTGCCGGGGAGCCGGGTGCTGGTGGGCCAGGGCGGCGGAAAGCTGGTCAACCACCACGCCCGTCATCCGACCCAGCGGTACGCTCTCGACCTGCTCTGCCTGGGCCCGGCCGGCGCCCGGGCCGGTGGCCTGGCACCGCGCCGGGTGGCCGCGTACCGCGCGTACGGCGCGGTGGTGGCGGCGCCGTGCGCGGCGACGGTGGTCACCGCGGTCGACGGCTACGCCGACCAGCCGGTGCTGGCCAACCAGCGGGAGCAGGGTCCGCTCCAGCCGCAGCCGGTGTACGGCAACCACCTGATCCTGCGGACGGCCGCCGACGAGGACGTGGTGCTGGTCCTCGCCCACCTGCGGGCCGGCAGCCTGCTGGTCGCGCGGGGCGATCGGGTGGCGGTCGGCCAGCCGCTCGCCGAGGTCGGCAACTCGGGCAACACCACCGAGCCGCACCTGCATCTGCACGCCGAGGCCGGCGCCGCCGACGATGCCATCCCGGTGCCGCTGCGGCTGGCCGCCCGCCCGGGGCGGACCCTGCTGCGCGGGCGGCGACTGGACCGCTGA
- a CDS encoding polysaccharide deacetylase family protein: protein MPIARSPQPSDADQPSRRRLLAWTTLGAASVASAALAGCSDSTPAHGSAPLPGGSGEPSDSFSPGDPGNPQAASGLPSPVAASPVAVRGKAVFTVHDLLPNAPADAVALTIDDGPSPVYTPQMLALLRKYDIRATFSVVGSQAHLYKDLIKAIAADGHTVANHTMTHPQPFSHHTAAQIEQQIVDAQSVIVDAGAPAPTLFRSPGGDWSPTIFATVAKYGMVPIDWDIDPRDWSRPGVPHITSKLLAAHPGDILLCHDGGGDRSQTLDALKTVLPALKAKGLSFVTL from the coding sequence ATGCCGATAGCCCGGTCGCCCCAGCCGTCCGACGCCGACCAGCCATCCCGCCGCCGCCTGCTCGCCTGGACCACGCTGGGCGCGGCCTCAGTCGCCTCCGCGGCGCTGGCCGGCTGCTCCGACTCGACGCCGGCCCACGGCTCCGCCCCGCTGCCGGGCGGCTCCGGCGAGCCGTCCGACTCCTTCTCCCCGGGCGACCCGGGCAACCCGCAGGCCGCCTCCGGCCTGCCGAGCCCCGTGGCGGCCTCCCCGGTGGCGGTGCGCGGCAAGGCCGTCTTCACGGTGCACGACCTGCTGCCGAACGCCCCCGCCGACGCGGTCGCGCTGACCATCGACGACGGCCCCAGCCCGGTCTACACCCCGCAGATGCTGGCGCTGCTGCGCAAGTACGACATCCGGGCCACCTTCTCGGTGGTCGGCAGCCAGGCGCACCTGTACAAGGACCTGATCAAGGCGATCGCCGCCGACGGGCACACCGTGGCCAACCACACGATGACCCACCCGCAGCCCTTCTCGCACCACACCGCCGCCCAGATCGAGCAGCAGATCGTCGACGCCCAGTCGGTCATCGTGGACGCCGGCGCCCCGGCCCCCACGCTGTTCCGCTCCCCCGGCGGCGACTGGTCCCCGACCATCTTCGCGACCGTCGCCAAGTACGGCATGGTCCCGATCGACTGGGACATCGACCCGCGCGACTGGTCGCGCCCCGGCGTCCCGCACATCACCTCGAAGCTGCTGGCCGCCCACCCCGGCGACATCCTGCTCTGCCACGACGGCGGCGGCGACCGCTCGCAGACCCTGGACGCGCTGAAGACCGTCCTGCCCGCGCTCAAGGCCAAGGGGCTGAGCTTCGTCACGCTCTGA